CGTATTACCCATGCCTACGGCTTCTACTAGGTCATCCAATGTCTGGAATATCAGCTCATCGGCACCGATTTGCTTACATATCGCATCATTGTCACGACCATGGGCAATTAACTCATTCGCATTTGGCATATCAATACCATACACATTAGGGAAACGTATCTCTGGTGCCGCTGAAACCATAAAAACTTTCCTAGCACCGGAGTCGCGAGCCATTTCAATAATTTGTTCTGACGTAGTACCGCGAACGATTGAATCGTCAACCAATAGAACATTTTTGTCTTTGAATTCCGAACGAATCGCATTCAGCTTGCGGCGCACTGACTTTTTACGCTGTTGTTGCCCTGGCATAATGAAAGTACGACCAACGTAACGGTTTTTCACAAATCCCTGACGATAAGGTTTATCGATAGCCTGTGCGATTTGCAAGGCTATATCACATGAAGTTTCTGGGATTGGGATAACCACATCAATATCAAGATGGCTATATTCATCACGAATACGCGCACCAAGTTTCTTACCCATTTCTACGCGAGCACTATAAACCGAAATTTTATCAATAAACGAATCAGGTCGTGAGAAGTAAACAAACTCGAAAATACATGGATTAAGCACAGGGTTATCAGCGCACTGCTTGGTATGTAACTCACCATCAAAAGTCACATAAATAGCTTCTCCCGGAGCGACATCACGGATGAAATCAAAGCCAACAGCATCCAAAGCAACAGACTCTGAAGCAACCATGTATTCTATCGTCTCACCGACAACACGCTTACCAAGGCATAGCGGACGAATACCATTAGGATCACGGAAAGCCACCATACCGTGACCTATGATCATTGCAGATACAGCGTAAGCACCACGGATAGCTCGATGTACGT
This window of the Vibrio neptunius genome carries:
- the purF gene encoding amidophosphoribosyltransferase, whose protein sequence is MCGIVGIVGTTPVNQSIYDALTVLQHRGQDAAGICTIEGNRFRLRKANGLVKDVFEAKHMQRLQGTVGIGHVRYPTAGSSSASEAQPFYVNSPFGITLAHNGNLTNAAEVREKLFEKDRRHVNTTSDSEVLLNVLAHEIDTVKGNVTAEDVFRAVTNVHRAIRGAYAVSAMIIGHGMVAFRDPNGIRPLCLGKRVVGETIEYMVASESVALDAVGFDFIRDVAPGEAIYVTFDGELHTKQCADNPVLNPCIFEFVYFSRPDSFIDKISVYSARVEMGKKLGARIRDEYSHLDIDVVIPIPETSCDIALQIAQAIDKPYRQGFVKNRYVGRTFIMPGQQQRKKSVRRKLNAIRSEFKDKNVLLVDDSIVRGTTSEQIIEMARDSGARKVFMVSAAPEIRFPNVYGIDMPNANELIAHGRDNDAICKQIGADELIFQTLDDLVEAVGMGNTDIIQFETSVFNGQYVTGDIDQKYLDFLQSLRSDDAKVQREIQQDLANLELHNEGA